In Struthio camelus isolate bStrCam1 chromosome 13, bStrCam1.hap1, whole genome shotgun sequence, the following are encoded in one genomic region:
- the SH3TC2 gene encoding SH3 domain and tetratricopeptide repeat-containing protein 2 isoform X7, with amino-acid sequence METPWAKSILPGRPNASPHNPCSPGRECDCCCPSSPVLLSRWDHLRHAAAERRGKWWQEKTMASGNAGEPEPSDPATEAAEGLPDTSSVLLAVGEGFPPEISLFFSVESRSSRCLNSQLQEAARKKLWALENDDREVCALFKELSARLVCVQAQEDRFLLTFKTLEEIWKFSTYLTLGYVASCLEQLLFDQVYWLNCALMEDTEIKVTVNEDRLATIYLGLLLQEGNFFSRAVPSVCQPEGEGEDGLRLHKNELIQVKNIGEESKWEGMSLLTGQRGLVPVTALEPVPHPFYQWFLKNHAVSFGISQEISGTTQPIVKGRCAATEDHRGGAWDELNFSKGDSIEVIGFLIPGLSWFVGKSLSSGNIGFVPVRCINPEACEPLGKGLVFLSEEEKVSLLRIPCNGSEQHFTTLLSDLACTDITSVYRLDGFESTATFPKIPSEAVLQGYKNIQLLQSWEEINGLATPSTSEKSSPGSESAPATLEDIFLEKPDDFDDPKFFIDLNAGHMEDADVFDPILTFLNQDSYVPSFQSLYDLSFSFLNSTFYGFSDEDELVLYLETSRNWAKKTHSVWAHVRLCFLLGKLCIKKVKFSQARVYFEEALSILDRGFGDLPLLAALHVNLASIYLKQNMKQKFSSLLGKTVTLLVCLPGHSFSSENELEVMKYILREAIAVGNAPLEVRICFLIVKLFLLLGKNDEVLPFTERLQCLATTLLSPGTSAVPLDATPILSYLYDKKYLPNIALASARLFVPSGVRGAPTPIWRAGFILQNNSKLLGSQLERSSIPALACFYLKQALNFSCDNRAVPTQRTLCAILSRMYLQHGVLDGAVCYAATAVALSRLMSEEEAFESSLCLGWMYLLDSQPGPAAEIMWQLLHSLHGTDSVTQGGAVHNLLAIALKGEGQVQKAAEHFLQALHKAKETGNKRNQAITLANLGQLTLSRGASQLSEIYLLQSAELYAELQGSEDLEMELGWVLLWLAQAMVNRQSIEDGRLCYELALLFALKWHNVRSQLHITESLCHFYNKVSPNLQACITYHEHWVSLAQQLQDREMEGNVQQTLSQLYQALDTSKALKKSLDCTKQSLRIFIDLGETVKAAEAWLQAGRLYYLMQDDELVEMYFQAAIQTAVKSGDFSLAMDLYEKAGDTFFNGNRNRDRAVEYYRGGAVPLARKLKAIKTELRLFNKLAELQIGLQGYEKALEFATLAARLSTREQFKKAKYQRKCLTWNQSRNGPFQHPSNPSPWAICPTLLSAALPTVLSSLGHLQTSNSL; translated from the exons ATGGAGACCCCCTGGGCCAAGAGCATCCTGCCAGGGCGCCCGAATGCCTCTCCTCACAACCCGTGTTCCCCAGGCAGAGAGTGTGACTGCTGCTGTCCCAGCTCGCCCGTGCTCCTGTCCAGGTGGGATCACCTACGGCACGCCGCAGCCGAGCGCCGGGGAAAATGGTGGCAGGAGAAGACCATGGCTTCAG GTAACGCTGGGGAGCCAGAGCCAAGTGATCCTGCTACAGAGGCAGCAGAAGGCTTGCCAGACACCTCCTCAGTgttgctagctgtcggggagggCTTTCCACCAG AGATTTCGCTCTTCTTCTCTGTTGAGAGTCGCTCCTCCCGGTGCCTCAATTCCCAGCTCCAGGAAGCAGCCAGAAAGAAGCTGTGGGCTCTGGAGAATGATGACAGAGAAGTCTGTGCTCTGTTCAAG GAGCTGTCAGCCAGGCTGGTCTGTGTGCAAGCACAGGAGGATCGATTCCTCCTCACCTTCAAAACCCTAGAAGAAATCTGGAAATTTTCCACATATCTTACGTTAG GCTATGTGGCCAGCTGCTTGGAGCAGCTTCTCTTTGACCAGGTGTACTGGCTAAACTGTGCTCTGATGGAGGATACTGAGATCAAAGTTACTGTAAATGAAGATCGCCTGGCCACCATATATCTGGGTTTGCTGCTCCAGGAAG GTAACTTTTTTTCCAGGGCAGTGCCCAGTGTCTGCCAGccagagggggagggagaggatggCCTGAGGCTCCACAAGAATGAGCTGATCCAGGTGAAGAACATTGGAGAAGAGTCCAAGTGGGAAGGGATGTCCTTATTGACAGGTCAACGGGGTCTGGTGCCTGTTACAGCTCTAGAACCAGTACCTCACCCATTTTACCA GTGGTTCTTGAAGAATCATGCTGTGAGTTTTGGCATCTCCCAGGAGATAAGTGGAACAACTCAGCCAATTG tcAAAGGCAGATGCGCAGCCACAGAGGACCACAGAGGAGGAGCATGGGATGAACTGAATTTCTCCAAGGGAGACAGCATAGAAGTCATTGGCTTCCTTATTCCAGGACTGTCGTGGTTTGTGGGAAAATCCCTAAGCAGTGGGAACATCGGCTTTGTCCCAGTGAGATGCATAAATCCTGAGGCCTGTGAACCTCT GGGAAAGGGCTTGGTATTTCtgagtgaagaagaaaaagtctcCCTCCTGCGCATCCCCTGCAACGGCAGTGAGCAGCACTTCACCACTCTTCTCAGTGACCTGGCTTGCACTGACATCACCTCTGTGTACCGGCTCG ATGGTTTTGAATCCACAGCCACATTCCCAAAAATACCATCAG AGGCTGTTCTCCAAGGCTATAAGAATATCCAGCTGCTCCAGTCCTGGGAGGAAATAAATGGCTTGGCTACACCTAGCACCTCCGAGAAGTCTAGCCCAGGGAGTGAATCAGCCCCTGCTACGCTGGAAGATATTTTCCTGGAGAAGCCAGATGATTTTGATGATCCCAAGTTCTTCATTGATCTGAATGCTGGACACATGGAGGATGCTGACGTCTTTGACCCAATATTGACCTTCCTTAACCAAGACAGTTACGTGCCCAGTTTTCAAAGCCTCTACGatctcagtttttcctttctcaacTCCACTTTTTATGGTTTTTCTGATGAGGATGAACTGGTCTTGTATCTTGAGACCTCCAGGAACTGGGCCAAGAAGACTCATTCAGTTTGGGCTCACGTCAGGCTCTGTTTCCTCTTGGGTAAGCTCTGCATCAAAAAGGTCAAGTTCTCCCAGGCCCGAGTCTATTTTGAGGAAGCCTTGAGCATCCTGGACAGGGGGTTTGGGGATCTGCCCCTGCTGGCTGCGTTGCATGTGAACCTTGCTTCCATCTACTTGAAACAGAACATGAAACAGAAGTTCTCCTCCTTGCTGGGGAAAACAGTGACCTTGCTCGTCTGCTTGCCTGGCCACTCTTTCAGCTCGGAGAATGAGCTGGAAGTCATGAAGTACATCCTGAGAGAAGCCATTGCTGTGGGTAATGCTCCCTTGGAGGTCCGGATCTGCTTCCTTATTGTCAAGCTCTTCCTACTACTGGGCAAAAATGATGAAGTTCTGCCCTTTACTGAGCGTCTTCAATGCCTTGCCACCACTTTACTCAGTCCAGGCACCAGTGCTGTGCCACTAGATGCCACCCCCATCTTGAGCTACTTGTATGACAAGAAGTACTTGCCAAACATTGCACTGGCCTCTGCCAGGTTGTTTGTTCCCAGTGGTGTCAGGGGGGCACCAACACCCATTTGGAGAGCTGGCTTCATCCTCCAAAATAATTCCAAGCTCCTGGGAAGTCAACTAGAAAGGAGCAGCATCCCAGCACTGGCTTGTTTCTATCTCAAGCAGGCACTGAATTTCTCCTGTGACAACAGAGCTGTGCCCACCCAGAGGACTCTGTGTGCCATCTTGTCCCGAATGTACCTCCAGCATGGCGTGTTGGATGGGGCGGTTTGTTACGCAGCCACAGCTGTAGCTCTCAGCAGGCTGATGAGTGAGGAGGAGGCTTTTGAGTCCTCTCTCTGTTTGGGGTGGATGTATCTCCTGGACAGCCAGCCGGGCCCAGCTGCAGAGATCATGTGGCAGCTCTTACATTCTCTGCATGGGACAGACAGCGTGACTCAGGGTGGAGCCGTTCACAATCTCCTGGCCATTGCCCTCAAAGGAGAAGGGCAGGTGCAAAAAGCTGCAGAGCATTTCCTCCAGGCCCTACACAAAGCCAAAGAGActgggaacaagaggaaccaggctATCACCCTGGCTAACTTGGGGCAGCTGACCCTTTCACGTGGGGCAAGCCAGCTGTCTGAGATCTACCTGCTCCAGTCTGCTGAGCTCTATGCTGAACTCCAGGGCAGTGAAGACCTGGAGATGGAGTTGGGCTGGGTGCTGCTGTGGCTAGCACAGGCCATGGTAAACAGGCAGAGCATAGAAGATGGCAGACTCTGTTATGAACTAGCACTGCTTTTTGCCCTCAAGTGGCATAATGTGAGGA GTCAGCTTCACATTACTGAGTCTCTCTGCCATTTCTACAACAAAGTATCCCCCAATCTCCAGGCCTGCATTACCTACCATGAGCACTGGGTATCTTTGGCACAACAGCTCCAGGACAGAGAGATGGAAGGCAATGTCCAGCAGACCCTTAGCCAGCTCTATCAAGCTCTGGACACGTCCAA AGCTTTGAAAAAGTCCCTGGACTGCACCAAGCAGAGTCTAAGGATCTTCATTGATCTTGGGGAGACGGTCAAAGCAGCAGAGGCCTggttgcaggcaggcaggctttaCTATCTCATGCAGGATGACGAGCTGGTGGAAATGTACTTTCAG GCAGCCATTCAGACTGCTGTGAAATCTGGGGACTTCTCATTGGCCATGGACCTTTATGAAAAAGCAGGTGATACCTTTTTTAATGGCAACCGAAACAGAGATCGAGCAGTGGAGTATTATAGG ggAGGTGCTGTGCCCTTGGCCAGGAAACTGAAGGCCATTAAGACAGAGCTACGGCTGTTCAATAAGctagcagagctgcagattgGGCTGCAGGGCTACGAGAAGGCACTGGAGTTTGCCACtctggcagccaggctgagcaccAGG GAAcagtttaaaaaggcaaaataccAGCGTAAGTGTCTGACATGGAACCAGTCTCGCAATGGCCCTTTCCAGCACCCAAGCAATCCTTCTCCCTGGGCAATCTGTCCTACCTTGCTATCAGCAGCCCTGCCCACGGTTCTTTCTTCTCTGGGCCATCTTCAAACTTCAAACTCCTTATGA
- the SH3TC2 gene encoding SH3 domain and tetratricopeptide repeat-containing protein 2 isoform X2: METPWAKSILPGRPNASPHNPCSPGRECDCCCPSSPVLLSRWDHLRHAAAERRGKWWQEKTMASGNAGEPEPSDPATEAAEGLPDTSSVLLAVGEGFPPEISLFFSVESRSSRCLNSQLQEAARKKLWALENDDREVCALFKELSARLVCVQAQEDRFLLTFKTLEEIWKFSTYLTLGYVASCLEQLLFDQVYWLNCALMEDTEIKVTVNEDRLATIYLGLLLQEGNFFSRAVPSVCQPEGEGEDGLRLHKNELIQVKNIGEESKWEGMSLLTGQRGLVPVTALEPVPHPFYQWFLKNHAVSFGISQEISGTTQPIVKGRCAATEDHRGGAWDELNFSKGDSIEVIGFLIPGLSWFVGKSLSSGNIGFVPVRCINPEACEPLGKGLVFLSEEEKVSLLRIPCNGSEQHFTTLLSDLACTDITSVYRLEAVLQGYKNIQLLQSWEEINGLATPSTSEKSSPGSESAPATLEDIFLEKPDDFDDPKFFIDLNAGHMEDADVFDPILTFLNQDSYVPSFQSLYDLSFSFLNSTFYGFSDEDELVLYLETSRNWAKKTHSVWAHVRLCFLLGKLCIKKVKFSQARVYFEEALSILDRGFGDLPLLAALHVNLASIYLKQNMKQKFSSLLGKTVTLLVCLPGHSFSSENELEVMKYILREAIAVGNAPLEVRICFLIVKLFLLLGKNDEVLPFTERLQCLATTLLSPGTSAVPLDATPILSYLYDKKYLPNIALASARLFVPSGVRGAPTPIWRAGFILQNNSKLLGSQLERSSIPALACFYLKQALNFSCDNRAVPTQRTLCAILSRMYLQHGVLDGAVCYAATAVALSRLMSEEEAFESSLCLGWMYLLDSQPGPAAEIMWQLLHSLHGTDSVTQGGAVHNLLAIALKGEGQVQKAAEHFLQALHKAKETGNKRNQAITLANLGQLTLSRGASQLSEIYLLQSAELYAELQGSEDLEMELGWVLLWLAQAMVNRQSIEDGRLCYELALLFALKWHNVRSQLHITESLCHFYNKVSPNLQACITYHEHWVSLAQQLQDREMEGNVQQTLSQLYQALDTSKALKKSLDCTKQSLRIFIDLGETVKAAEAWLQAGRLYYLMQDDELVEMYFQAAIQTAVKSGDFSLAMDLYEKAGDTFFNGNRNRDRAVEYYRGGAVPLARKLKAIKTELRLFNKLAELQIGLQGYEKALEFATLAARLSTRVGDQLQELVAFHRLATVYYFLQMYEMAEDCYLKTLALHSPLLQCTGEALYYSKVYCHLGNLTLHKLKDEQDAAGYFLLALAAATEVGDQELQGVIHAKLGHIYSAPLCHVDIPGCTMYRARWLSEGGHIV; this comes from the exons ATGGAGACCCCCTGGGCCAAGAGCATCCTGCCAGGGCGCCCGAATGCCTCTCCTCACAACCCGTGTTCCCCAGGCAGAGAGTGTGACTGCTGCTGTCCCAGCTCGCCCGTGCTCCTGTCCAGGTGGGATCACCTACGGCACGCCGCAGCCGAGCGCCGGGGAAAATGGTGGCAGGAGAAGACCATGGCTTCAG GTAACGCTGGGGAGCCAGAGCCAAGTGATCCTGCTACAGAGGCAGCAGAAGGCTTGCCAGACACCTCCTCAGTgttgctagctgtcggggagggCTTTCCACCAG AGATTTCGCTCTTCTTCTCTGTTGAGAGTCGCTCCTCCCGGTGCCTCAATTCCCAGCTCCAGGAAGCAGCCAGAAAGAAGCTGTGGGCTCTGGAGAATGATGACAGAGAAGTCTGTGCTCTGTTCAAG GAGCTGTCAGCCAGGCTGGTCTGTGTGCAAGCACAGGAGGATCGATTCCTCCTCACCTTCAAAACCCTAGAAGAAATCTGGAAATTTTCCACATATCTTACGTTAG GCTATGTGGCCAGCTGCTTGGAGCAGCTTCTCTTTGACCAGGTGTACTGGCTAAACTGTGCTCTGATGGAGGATACTGAGATCAAAGTTACTGTAAATGAAGATCGCCTGGCCACCATATATCTGGGTTTGCTGCTCCAGGAAG GTAACTTTTTTTCCAGGGCAGTGCCCAGTGTCTGCCAGccagagggggagggagaggatggCCTGAGGCTCCACAAGAATGAGCTGATCCAGGTGAAGAACATTGGAGAAGAGTCCAAGTGGGAAGGGATGTCCTTATTGACAGGTCAACGGGGTCTGGTGCCTGTTACAGCTCTAGAACCAGTACCTCACCCATTTTACCA GTGGTTCTTGAAGAATCATGCTGTGAGTTTTGGCATCTCCCAGGAGATAAGTGGAACAACTCAGCCAATTG tcAAAGGCAGATGCGCAGCCACAGAGGACCACAGAGGAGGAGCATGGGATGAACTGAATTTCTCCAAGGGAGACAGCATAGAAGTCATTGGCTTCCTTATTCCAGGACTGTCGTGGTTTGTGGGAAAATCCCTAAGCAGTGGGAACATCGGCTTTGTCCCAGTGAGATGCATAAATCCTGAGGCCTGTGAACCTCT GGGAAAGGGCTTGGTATTTCtgagtgaagaagaaaaagtctcCCTCCTGCGCATCCCCTGCAACGGCAGTGAGCAGCACTTCACCACTCTTCTCAGTGACCTGGCTTGCACTGACATCACCTCTGTGTACCGGCTCG AGGCTGTTCTCCAAGGCTATAAGAATATCCAGCTGCTCCAGTCCTGGGAGGAAATAAATGGCTTGGCTACACCTAGCACCTCCGAGAAGTCTAGCCCAGGGAGTGAATCAGCCCCTGCTACGCTGGAAGATATTTTCCTGGAGAAGCCAGATGATTTTGATGATCCCAAGTTCTTCATTGATCTGAATGCTGGACACATGGAGGATGCTGACGTCTTTGACCCAATATTGACCTTCCTTAACCAAGACAGTTACGTGCCCAGTTTTCAAAGCCTCTACGatctcagtttttcctttctcaacTCCACTTTTTATGGTTTTTCTGATGAGGATGAACTGGTCTTGTATCTTGAGACCTCCAGGAACTGGGCCAAGAAGACTCATTCAGTTTGGGCTCACGTCAGGCTCTGTTTCCTCTTGGGTAAGCTCTGCATCAAAAAGGTCAAGTTCTCCCAGGCCCGAGTCTATTTTGAGGAAGCCTTGAGCATCCTGGACAGGGGGTTTGGGGATCTGCCCCTGCTGGCTGCGTTGCATGTGAACCTTGCTTCCATCTACTTGAAACAGAACATGAAACAGAAGTTCTCCTCCTTGCTGGGGAAAACAGTGACCTTGCTCGTCTGCTTGCCTGGCCACTCTTTCAGCTCGGAGAATGAGCTGGAAGTCATGAAGTACATCCTGAGAGAAGCCATTGCTGTGGGTAATGCTCCCTTGGAGGTCCGGATCTGCTTCCTTATTGTCAAGCTCTTCCTACTACTGGGCAAAAATGATGAAGTTCTGCCCTTTACTGAGCGTCTTCAATGCCTTGCCACCACTTTACTCAGTCCAGGCACCAGTGCTGTGCCACTAGATGCCACCCCCATCTTGAGCTACTTGTATGACAAGAAGTACTTGCCAAACATTGCACTGGCCTCTGCCAGGTTGTTTGTTCCCAGTGGTGTCAGGGGGGCACCAACACCCATTTGGAGAGCTGGCTTCATCCTCCAAAATAATTCCAAGCTCCTGGGAAGTCAACTAGAAAGGAGCAGCATCCCAGCACTGGCTTGTTTCTATCTCAAGCAGGCACTGAATTTCTCCTGTGACAACAGAGCTGTGCCCACCCAGAGGACTCTGTGTGCCATCTTGTCCCGAATGTACCTCCAGCATGGCGTGTTGGATGGGGCGGTTTGTTACGCAGCCACAGCTGTAGCTCTCAGCAGGCTGATGAGTGAGGAGGAGGCTTTTGAGTCCTCTCTCTGTTTGGGGTGGATGTATCTCCTGGACAGCCAGCCGGGCCCAGCTGCAGAGATCATGTGGCAGCTCTTACATTCTCTGCATGGGACAGACAGCGTGACTCAGGGTGGAGCCGTTCACAATCTCCTGGCCATTGCCCTCAAAGGAGAAGGGCAGGTGCAAAAAGCTGCAGAGCATTTCCTCCAGGCCCTACACAAAGCCAAAGAGActgggaacaagaggaaccaggctATCACCCTGGCTAACTTGGGGCAGCTGACCCTTTCACGTGGGGCAAGCCAGCTGTCTGAGATCTACCTGCTCCAGTCTGCTGAGCTCTATGCTGAACTCCAGGGCAGTGAAGACCTGGAGATGGAGTTGGGCTGGGTGCTGCTGTGGCTAGCACAGGCCATGGTAAACAGGCAGAGCATAGAAGATGGCAGACTCTGTTATGAACTAGCACTGCTTTTTGCCCTCAAGTGGCATAATGTGAGGA GTCAGCTTCACATTACTGAGTCTCTCTGCCATTTCTACAACAAAGTATCCCCCAATCTCCAGGCCTGCATTACCTACCATGAGCACTGGGTATCTTTGGCACAACAGCTCCAGGACAGAGAGATGGAAGGCAATGTCCAGCAGACCCTTAGCCAGCTCTATCAAGCTCTGGACACGTCCAA AGCTTTGAAAAAGTCCCTGGACTGCACCAAGCAGAGTCTAAGGATCTTCATTGATCTTGGGGAGACGGTCAAAGCAGCAGAGGCCTggttgcaggcaggcaggctttaCTATCTCATGCAGGATGACGAGCTGGTGGAAATGTACTTTCAG GCAGCCATTCAGACTGCTGTGAAATCTGGGGACTTCTCATTGGCCATGGACCTTTATGAAAAAGCAGGTGATACCTTTTTTAATGGCAACCGAAACAGAGATCGAGCAGTGGAGTATTATAGG ggAGGTGCTGTGCCCTTGGCCAGGAAACTGAAGGCCATTAAGACAGAGCTACGGCTGTTCAATAAGctagcagagctgcagattgGGCTGCAGGGCTACGAGAAGGCACTGGAGTTTGCCACtctggcagccaggctgagcaccAGGGTGG GAGATCAATTACAAGAGCTGGTTGCGTTCCACCGCCTGGCTACAGTCTACTATTTTCTGCAGATGTATGAGATGGCTGAAGACTGCTACCTGAAGACGCTTGCCTTGCATTCTCCCTTGCTGCAGTGCACTGGAGAAGCCCTGTACTACTCCAAGGTGTACTGCCACCTTGGCAACCTGACCCTGCACAAGCTGAAG GATGAACAGGATGCAGCAGGCTACTTCCTCTTGGCCCTTGCCGCAGCAACTGAGGTGGGAGACCAGGAGCTGCAAGGCGTCATTCATGCCAAGCTGGGTCACATCTACAGTGCCCCTCTCTGTCACGTGGACATACCAGGCTGTACCATGTATCGGGCCAGGTGGCTGAGCGAAGGAGGGCACATCGTCTGA